ACCCAAAATTTCTTTGCTTTTTATAGAAGACAACATTGATGGTGATCAAGGTTGACCTTCAGTGCTGTCGCTGCTACAAGAAGATCAAGAAAGTGCTTTGTGGAATCCCTCGTGAGTCTCTCTTTTcttaagttcaatttttttttttagtgtatatatgATCGAATGAacaagtttgtgtttttttttttttttatgtgactAAAAAAGAAATCTGAGTTATTATGTATTGGTAAATTTTGTTAACAAGAGAAATACAAGACCAGGTGTACAACGAGAAGGAAAACTTTGTGATAATCAAAGTGGTATGTTGCTCTCCTGAAAAGATTAAGCAAAAGATAATTTGCGAGGGTGGTTGTGCCGTTAAGAGCATTGAGATCAAGGAGGTTGACAAGCCTAAAGAACCTGAGAAGCCGAAGGAAAAGCCAAAAGAATctgagaagaagaaggaggagccTAAAAAAGAGGAGGCGCCTAAAAAAGAGCCTAAGGTGGACACATCTTCAAAAGATGTGAAGTCCAACGGGAACGGAGGTCCGAGTGGACCTGGGAAGCCGACAGGGCCTCTGAAGGCCAAGGAACCTGAAAAACCACCGCCATGTCCACCACAACTGGCTTACCCGGTTCCATTTGGGACTTGTTGCACTGAATGCTATGTGGGTCGTGGTGGGGGCCCATGCTATTCTGGTCATGGTAGGCCACCCCCAGGCTGTGATGGCTACTATGGAAGGCCCATTTATGATAGTTACGGTGGTGGTGGGGGGTATGGAAGTAGCTACGCGAGTCGATGCGATTACTTCAGTGAAGAAAATTCCTCTGGATGCTCcatcatgtaaaaaaaaacaaatggaatCTTCATAGcatcatgatgatgatgatgatgatgatgatgatgatcatgTTCTGATTGCCTATATCTCACATGGTTCCGGTTGGCTGGGTTTGAATTATAGGATTACAAACAAATgttgtatattattattaataataaggatattattattatatgggTTCGTTTACTATCGGTGTGGACAATTTGTTGTTCATTTTTGTGTTCCTTTGAGTTGTAAcgattttttcaaataattaaaaggTTCTATTAATCATTTTCATCTTCCAATGTGTACTGCCGACTTTTGATTCCCCTGTTTTAACTGAAACCGTAATGAGTTCTTCGTGTTAGGGTCATTAATGGCTGCGTACGCAAATGTCAAAGTATGCTAGTTGGTGCACAATCTTCTGGCCAAATAATATTAGCCACCGAACTTAATTAATTCTATATTACATTACCTTACGCAATTGGTTGGACCTCAATCAATTTCTTTGCTCGTTTGTGGTATGAAAGgaaatacctttttttttttgttttatgtataTGCCAATAGCCAGTTTACCATTTGAACTTCCCAAATATGTCAAATTGATACTTATGTTAGTCTACCTTTTAAATTGACTGACGTTAACATGACACATACATGAACAAAATAGTTCAAACACAATCACAGccgattgagagagagagagagagagagagagagagagagtgagtggaTTTCTTAATTGAATTGTTGCGTCATTGAACTTTGTGGTCTCTTCACTTGTTGATCTTGCCATTCAAGTACAACAACATTTATGATTACGTCGTGGCCGGCTGTGAGAGAGTGGAAGGATTGGGGAAGATGGGTTTAGTAGTTGTCGACAAGAGAGTTTTGCTATTTCGCATGTCATCACCAAAGTTGCTGTCGGCAACACGTATTGGTGGTGCCATTGGCGATTCTCTTCCCAAAACCTTAACCTTTTATATATAGCTAATTATGTAAAATCCCTATTGTTTATTGTTCATTGTTTGCTTTGGATATTGTCATGGTGTGAAACCCAAACCATTCAAAGAACTAGAAAAATTAAGATTCAAGATTTTTGAGGTTAAACTGAGATCgaaccataattttttttaaaaatagttaattcacttatacataaaataaatataagagtAGTGTCTTTGGAACACAACTTAGGAACTTGCTTATATGGTTAGCGTGTCAAATAGAATTTGTTGCATGTGTGGCTTTGTTTGAGTCCCCACATATGCATTTTATCAAGGTTTTtccaaccaacaaaaaaaaaaaaaaaaaaaaaaaaaaaaaaccgtacTCCCCTGAACTGGTTGGTTTATAGCTCTAAAAATTCGGCTTGACCTCTAGTCTCGGTTAACCCATTCAAATTGGCCGGTCCAATTATAAAAACTATGGATAttgttgcttctttttattctaattgcatttttttcccaattttgtgttgcttattattttcttttctttcttaaagcaCTAGGTAGTGGAATTTCATGTACCAAAAATTTGGGTTGTTGTAGTCAAACTACTGCCAATACCACAAATTGACAAATTTGCAGTGGGAACACAAAGTCTGGTGATGCAATGGTTCAATTAAGCTCTAAAAAATCAGCTTGACCTCTAGTCTCGGTTAACCCATTCAAATTGGCCGGTCCAATTATAAAAACTATGGATAttgttgcttctttttattctaattgcatttttttcccaattttgtgttgcttattattttcttttctttcttaaagcaCTAGGTAGTGGAATTTCATGTACCAAAAATTTGGGTTGTTGTAGTCAAACTACTGCCAATACCACAAATTGACAAATTTGCAGTGGGAACACAAAGTCTGGTGATGCAATGGTTCAATTAAGCTCTAAAAAATCAGGTTGACGTCTAGTCTCGGTTAACCCGTTCAAATTGGCCAGTCCAGTTATAAACTAGAAAGCACGGGTGTAGCTCCAAGGCCGCCACAcctgcacccgcacccgcactcGCACCCGACACTTGGCAACACACTGATTCACACTTGATGCATTGATTCACGttcgttttttctttttcttcatttttcattttttgctgATTCGAGTCGAAACTGGCCAAAATTTGCTAAAATTGGCCAAAACTGGCTAATATacatgctaaaaaaaaaaaacttgagttggtttcttatttagttattaagctattatatatttgtcaaattatttgtaggttaaacAACTTAAATTGAAATTACCGAATTATTTGTAGTTATTATTGCTCTTAAAAtggtataaatttaccattatatgaaaatatatttaataatttgtaaataaaaatatatttaataatttagtaGTAAATGTATCCCATCGCATCCATaacctattttttcaaaaattgctaaGTCCTGCACCCGCACCTGAATTTGAATatgcacccgtgcttcataggttaTAAAAACTATGGATATTGTTGCTTCATTTTATTCTAATTGCAtatttattttccaattttgtgtagcttattattttcttttctttcttaaagcaCTAGTTAGTGGAATTTCATGGACCAAAAATTTGGGTTGTGGTAGTCGAACTACCGCCAATACCACAAATGGATAGATTTTCAGTGGGAACACAAAGTCTGGTGATGCAATGGTTCGATTAAgagttcctctctctctctctctctctctctctctctctctctgttgcaATCGTGTTTAGAAATTTTTGTTCATGTTTCACTCCTGATGATAcctctttattattagatcaaaacatcaatcaatttttggtgcaAACgtggattgaaccccagatctcttatacatcTATTAGagattttatcagttgagctaattagaaccTACAAATTGTAGACCAACTTACAGAAGGATAGGGCTTACTATAAACTGCATACTATATATTTAGATCAATATCATCATGGCACTCAAAAGCATAAGTTCTTTCTTATCACATATGACGGGACTGACGAGCTCAACTTCCTCGAACGATGACAGCGTTACTGACGAGGTACTCCTCAAGACGAGCCTATTAGATGTCCACATCACTGACGAATGTATTCAAACCAATCAATACAGGCAATAATAACTCGAACAGTTACAAAAACAGCTATATGGACCGTTGAACCCCCATTGAAGACCACATTACTGAGCATAAGGCGTTACCAGAGGAGGCATTAAAACCTCAAATAACTCCCACAACGGCTAGAGGGtgtaaaaacatatataaggccCTCACAAGTACTAGCACAAGGTACAAAAAACACACactcaaaaaatatttcttattgatttgtTACACTGCTTTATTTCAGTTTCTTATCCTAACTTTGACATCGGAGGCACTGTGGTAGGCACCACACTTGTGACCATTCCAAGAGAATAACCAGTTAATAGGAGTTTGGCTTCATCTGGATGCATTCATTATAACTGACGAACCtgtgcttcatcagtttggcgccatCTATGGGAACGACATTTTTGTttagatggagtccaaccagGATTCAACAACCTTAGCCCAGCAAGTCCAAGCTCTTGCGGCCACTGTTGAAGAGCTCACCAGGCAAAATCAAGAGATGAGGCAACAGCTTCAACAGGAGGAAAACCGGTCCAAAGCTGGCCAAGAGGATACGACAACCATGAAAGAAGCAACCGCCGAAGGCCCACTACTCTAGACGAACAAAACTCAGATCTCCTTTGAGAGATGAGGAAGGACATGGACGAGCTGAGGAATGCCATTAAGGAGAAGACGGCTCGAAGCCTAGATGGAATGGTCGGGGCAACAGACTCTCCATTCACTGCGACGGTCTTGAAACGCCTAGTGCCGGCGAAATTTCGGTTGCCTCAGCTTGAGCCGTTCGACGGGCTTAGGGACCCCCAGGATCACCTcaacaccttcaagacgacaTTAGGCCTCCAACAGCCTCCTGACGAAATATTGTGTCGTTCCTTCCTTACTACCCTTAAAGGAGCTACAAAGGAGTGGTTCACAAAGTTGCCAACTTCGTCCATCAACAGTTTCGAACAGTTAAGTAGCACCTTTCTGCGCCATTTCGTCGGAGGACAACGTCCTAAGAGACCAGCGGaccacctactcactattagaCAAGGGGAGAAAGAAACCTTGCAATCGTATGTGAAACGCTTTACCCGAGAAACCCTGGAGGTAGACGATGTTGACGATAAAGTACAGTTGATGACCTTTAAAGCGAGGTTGAAATCTAGGGAATTTGTGGTTTCTCTTGCAAGGAATCCACCCAAGACGATGGTAGAAATGCTCCTGAAAGCACAAAAGTATATGAATGCTGAAGATGCGTTAGCAGCCATAGTGGACGAAGAAAAGCCaggaaaagagaaaaggaaggaAGACGATCGCAGAGGGCAAAAAAAGGAATGTCCAGGTCGTCAAAATAGTGACAGAGATAAACAGAAGGACAAAAAAGCTCCTCGAACGATAAAACTCACCCCTCTAATTATGCCTATTGACAGAATTTTAGCACAGATTAAGGATGAACACTACCTCAAGTGACCAATACCATTGCATTCATCCCCTAATGTCCGAGACAGGAAGAAGTACTGTCGATTTCACAAGGATCATGCTCACTACACAGAAGACTGCCGAGATCTAAAAGAGCAGATAGAGGAGTTGATACGAAAAAGAAAACTGCAGAAATACGTGAAGAAAGGGGAATCTAGCAGATTCAGGGACGGTAACAAAATCCAGCGCGAGCTCACACCTAGAGACGAAGATAACACATCCCAACCTCCACAAAATGTGATTAGAGAAATAAAGACGATCACAGGGGGACCATTCACAGGAGGATCGTTCAGATCCCTCAGGAAAGCATGTCATAGGCAAGTGAACAGCATCCACATGATACCTCCATTTAAGCAAAGACGAACATACCAAGACATGTCCTTCAATGAGGAAGATGCAAGGGGAGTGAAGTAGCCTCATAACGATCCCTTAGTCATAATGCTCACAATAGAAGGATTCAACACCAAGAGGATCCTTGTAGATAATGGTAGCTTCACAGACATCATCTTCCTTCCCGCTTTTCAGCAGCTGAAGCTAGACCCAAGAAGGCTGCGTCCATTTGACTCCCATCTCGTCAGTTTTAGTGGAGACAGAGGATATCCCAAAGGCATAGTGACGCTGACAGTAACAATGGGGACCTACCCGAGGCAACTTACCCGTCAGTTAGACTTCTTGGTAGTAGATTGTCCATTGTCTTAtaatgtgatcattgggagaCCCACGCTCAATCAATGGAAGTCAGCTAtgtccacctactgcctaaaagtaaaattctcaacaaaaaatggTGTCAGCGAGGTGAAAGGAGACCAAATCCTGGCTGGAGAGTGTTACCAAGCTGTGTTGGTAGCAAAGGAGAATCATACCTAGACAATCGAAAAGAAGGAAGAACACGAAATAGAAACCTTGGAGACAGTGGAATTGGTCGAAGGAGAGGcaacaaagacaacaagaaTAGGGACGACACCAAGTCTAGAAATGAGAGCAGGGCTCGTCCAGTTTCTTAAAGAAAACTTGGATGTCTTCGGGTAGAGTCATAAGGACATGTCAGGCATATCTCCAAAAGTCATTTAGCATAAGATGAATGTGGATCCGGAAAGAATACCCGTCCAGCAAAAACGATGTGTCTTCGCCCCAGAACAAAACAAAGTAATTACAGACGAAGTTAACAAACTATTGTCGGCAAGCTTTATCCGGGAAGTTTACTACCCTGAGTGGCTTGCCAATGTCGTCctagtgaagaaagcaaaggggaaatggagaatgtcgtggacttcacggacctgaacaaggcctgcccaaaAGATAGTTTCCCACTACCAAGGATAGACCAGCTAGTGGATTCTACAGCCGGGCATAAGTTACTGAtgttcatggatgctttcttGGGATATAATCAGATAAAAATGGCTGAAGAAGACCAAGAGAAAGCTGCTTTCATCACAAGTCAAGGGCTTtattgctataaggtaatgcccttcagATTAAAGAATGCAGAAGCAACCTACCAGAGGTTAGTGAACAAAATGTTTAGTAATCAGATTGGCAGGAACATGGAAATGTACATGGACGACATGCTCATCAAAAGCAGAGAAGAATTCGCTCATCTGGACGACTTGAAGGAGACGTTTGCCACCCTTAGGCAGTACCAGATGAAGTTGAATCCCAACAAGTGTGCCTTTGGCATGGCCTCAGGGaaattcttaggattcatgATGTCCCAAAGAGGAATAGAAGCAAACCCGGAGAAGGTGCATGCCATACTCAACATGACATCACCCAAGACCGTCAAAGAAGTCCAGAGGCTCACAAGAAGGATTGTTGCACTCagtaggttcgtctctaaagcgacggacaaatgcTTGCCTTTCTTAAGATGTTGAAGCAAGCATTCGCCTGGATTGACGAGTGTGAAGCAGCGTGTCAGGAGCTCAAGCGTTACCTGAGTAGTCCACCCCTTTTGAGTCCATCCATGGAAAGGGAAAACTTGTATTTGTATCTGGCAGTATCAACCTCGGCCGTGAACACAGCCCTGATTcgagaagaagacaagaagcAACTCCTAGTTTACTACGTCAGTCAAGCTTTCCAAAGTGCTGAAGCAAAGTACCCGAGGATTGAAAAGATTGCATTCGTATTAATAGTAGCTTCGCGAAAGCTAAGACCGTATTTTCAAGCAAACCCTATCCTCGTAATGATGGATCAACCTATCAAGAAATCCATGAACAAACCTGAAGCAGCAGAAAGAATGGTCCAGTAGGCAATCAAACTTAGCCAGTTTGACATTGAGTACCACCCTAGGACAGCTATTAAGACACAAGCCTTGGCTGACTTCATCGCCGAATTCACCATTCCAAACGAAAACGGCCTCATCGATGAAACAGAATGGTGGATGATACAGACCGATGGTTCGTCAGCTCAAAGGAGGGGGGGAGTAGGGGTCGTCATAACTATTCCTGAAGGAGAAATGCTTAGATACGGAGTTCAGTTGCAATTTccggccactaataacgaggccgagtacgaaggaATATTGACAGGATTAAGACTCGGGAAAGCACTAAGAGCGAAGAACCTGCTGATCCAAAGTGATTCCAAGCTAGTAATAAGGCAAATTTAGGAGGAGTATGAAGTaaaggaggaaagaatgcaAAAATACCTCCGGCTGATGAATCATCTGGCCCAAGAATTTGATAGAATAGAATTCATACAGATCCCCAAAAGCCAAAACATGGCAGTAGATGAAGTTGCGAAACTGGCATCGTCAGAAGAATGAGCAATCAGCCTAGGCTGGGAGATGGAGGTCCAGAAATGCCCGAGCATTGATGAAGTCTTCATGTTTGCGATCCAGGGAACAGGTAGCTGGATGACACCGATCATGTCCTTTCTCCAGGATGGGCATCTCCCCCAAGACATCGAGGAGGCTAGGAAGGTCAGGAAGAGAGCGGTAAGATTCACGATCCTAAACGACGCACTATACAAAAGAGGCTTTTCCATGCCCTACTTGAAGTGTGTTGAtgaggaagaagccaagtatATTCTAAAGGAGATCCATAAAGGAGTTTGCAGAGATCATGTAGGCCTCAGGTCACTGGTAAGTAAAATCATGAGAACAGGTTATTTCTGGCCCACAATGCAAGTAGATGCAAGGGAGCTCGTCAAGAAGTGCGACAAATGCCAAAGATTTGAGAATGTCCAATAGTTTCCAGCAAAGAAACTAACGACAATATCCTCTCCATagccctttgcacagtggggaaTCGACATCGTCGGTCCGTTGCCCCAAGGTAAAGGACAAGTAAAATTCTTACTGGTCGCCATCGATTACTTCACGAAGTGGTCGAAGTAGAAGCACTAGCAACTATCACTGAAGCCAGAATTCAGAACTTCGTGTGGAAGAACATTATTTACAGGTTCGGGATTCCACGGACGATAATATCAGATAATGGGCGGCAGTTCGACAGCCAAAGCTTCAAGGACTTCTGTTCAGGGCTAGGGATCAAGAACCAGTTCTCATCCCCTGGACATCCACAGGCAAACGGACAGATGGAAGTGACAAATCGAACATTACTTAAGATAATCAAGACCAAATTGGATGACACAAAGCGCGCCTGGCCGGAAGAATTTCCCAAcgtcttgtgggcctacaggacAATGGCAAGAACCCCAACAAGAGAAACCCCCTTCAGACTCACCTATGGCACCGAGGCAGTAATCCTGGTTAAAGTGGGAATAACTAGCACCAAGCGGGAAATGTTCAGCGAGGAGAGTAATGACGATCAGCTACGAGTCAACCTGGATTTCCTAGATGAAGCGAGAGAGAAAGCCTCCGACAAGATGACGAAGTACTAGCAAAAGATGGCCAAGTACTACAACAAGAGGGTAAATCTCAGACAACTTGATATAGGAGACCTCGTCTTGCGCAAAGTCACTCCAGCAACCAAAGATCCTGCtcaaggaaagctcggccccaCATAGGAAGGACCCTACCGGGTCGTCCATTACTCCAAACAAGGCAGCTATCACTTGGAGACCCTAGGCAGACAAAAACTCCCGAGACCGTGGAACATTGAACAGTTGAAGAAGTATTACCAATAGATGCAATAGATGATTGTATTCAATTCAAAATGCAATAAACATCATTCAGCCAAATGTTTTAATAAGTGCAGGTCTTGTAATGTGGGAGTTGCTCGAAAGTGGccaagtaacaagattccgcttagacggatgtaagttactgacgaatACAAAAAGGGACAAGATCCCTTAAAAGGGTGTAGTCAcaaaaaattggctaagtaaccAGATTTTGcttagacggatgtaagttactgacgaatacaaaaggtgacaagatcccttaaaaGGGTGTAAGTCATAAAAAATTGGCCAAGTAACAAGATTCTACTTAGACGGGTGTAAGTTACTAACAAATACAAAAGGTGACAAAATCCCTTAAAAGGGTGTAAGTCATAAAAAGTTGGccaagtaacaagattccgcttagatggatgtaagttactgacgaatACAAAAGGTGTCAAGATCCCTCAAATGGGCGTAAAGATTTGGCTAAGTAACAAAACTCCGTGCAAATAGATGTAAGTTACCAACGAGTAACTAAACCATTTGAGTGATAGGCACGAACGGACCGGGTTCCCCTCCAATGAAATTGCAAAGCACAAAAATCAAGGTAAACAAAACTCACACAAAGGCAAGAATTTATATAATCACAAACACAGTTAAAATCCCAAAAGCAACGGGCACCATTAATCAAGAATAATGGGTTGAAATAAACATTGTTCTAGAAATAGA
The sequence above is drawn from the Castanea sativa cultivar Marrone di Chiusa Pesio chromosome 5, ASM4071231v1 genome and encodes:
- the LOC142637252 gene encoding uncharacterized protein LOC142637252 is translated as MGVDKKTTLMVIKVDLQCCRCYKKIKKVLCGIPQIQDQVYNEKENFVIIKVVCCSPEKIKQKIICEGGCAVKSIEIKEVDKPKEPEKPKEKPKESEKKKEEPKKEEAPKKEPKVDTSSKDVKSNGNGGPSGPGKPTGPLKAKEPEKPPPCPPQLAYPVPFGTCCTECYVGRGGGPCYSGHGRPPPGCDGYYGRPIYDSYGGGGGYGSSYASRCDYFSEENSSGCSIM